A genomic segment from Desulfovibrio sp. encodes:
- the rpsT gene encoding 30S ribosomal protein S20 yields the protein MANHKSALKRHKQSLQRAGRNRAARTRVKNAIKQVRAAIQNNEQGQASEALSAAASVLAKAAGKGALHWKKAARKISRLAHAVNGISA from the coding sequence GTGGCCAACCATAAGTCAGCCCTCAAGCGTCACAAGCAGAGCTTGCAGCGGGCAGGCCGCAATCGCGCCGCCCGTACCCGCGTGAAGAATGCCATCAAGCAGGTTCGCGCCGCCATCCAGAACAACGAACAGGGTCAGGCCAGCGAAGCCCTGTCCGCTGCCGCTTCCGTGCTTGCCAAGGCTGCCGGTAAGGGCGCCCTGCACTGGAAAAAAGCCGCTCGCAAAATTTCGCGTCTGGCTCATGCCGTTAACGGCATCAGCGCTTAA